From a region of the Mobula hypostoma chromosome 6, sMobHyp1.1, whole genome shotgun sequence genome:
- the pjvk gene encoding pejvakin: MFAAATKNFVKQVGDTGRLKPVPDLSEADRYQPLSLVTKRTKSFFWKKKKYSSTPFTLKDILVGDKEVSAGISSYQLLNYEDKSDVSLRGKMGNHVIHDVGMNVDGLYSVAVKASFGIVTKHEVEVPVLLSEIMNRKIDMEHCLVRQLKERQRAVLCVVMESVRTTRQCSLTMHAGMRTKTRRFQIDNGQNHKGWDKALVIPAHTTIAFSVFELYIHLDGHFELCVTSESKGGYEKEQLTDQLGGLRNRFSVWKLRRCLSDFFYGSPFRSDEKGLDGNRNSDLYLEGLVADYYEKATSMTDVSTNYLRDNAHTRVNLLNNNIAKGPCTLCGMGSSRRETVYGCLECSFNGQKYVRLHVVPCFDLWHKRLR, translated from the exons ATGTTCGCTGCAGCCACAAAGAACTTTGTGAAACAGGTTGGAGATACAGGCAGACTGAAACCAGTTCCTGATCTGAGTGAGGCCGACAGATATCAGCCACTCAGTCTGGTAACAAAACGGACAAAATCCTTTTTCTGGAAGAAGAAGAAATACAGTTCTACTCCTTTCACTCTGAAGGACATCCTTGTTGGAGATAAAGAGGTTTCTGCTG GCATCTCTTCATATCAGCTACTCAATTATGAAGATAAGTCAGATGTTTCTCTCAGAGGGAAAATGGGAAATCACGTTATTCATGATGTTGGAATGAACGTTGATGGATTGTATTCAGTGGCAGTGAAAGCTTCATTTGGAATTGTAACAAAACACGAGGTTGAAGTTCCAGTTCTGCTGAGTGAGATCATGAACAG AAAAATTGACATGGAACATTGCCTTGTCCGTCAGTTGAAAGAAAGGCAGCGTGCTGTACTGTGTGTGGTCATGGAGAGCGTCCGTACCACTCGACAATGCTCACTCACTATGCATGCAGGCATGAGAACAAAAACAAGGAGG TTTCAGATCGATAATGGACAAAATCATAAGGGCTGGGACAAAGCCCTTGTCATCCCAGCTCATACAACAATTGCATTTAGTGTATTTGAGCTTTATATCCATCTGGATGGCCATTTTG AACTGTGTGTAACATCGGAATCAAAAGGTGGTTATGAGAAGGAACAACTAACAGACCAGCTGGGTGGTTTAAGGAACCGGTTTTCTGTGTGGAAATTGCGACGATGCCTGTCTGACTTTTTTTATGGCAGCCCATTCAGATCAG ATGAAAAAGGGTTGGATGGCAACAGGAATTCAGATCTTTATTTGGAGGGTTTAGTTGCGGATTATTATGAAAAAGCTACCAGCATGACAGATGTTTCCACTAACTACCTTCGAGATAACGCACACACACGGGTTAACCTTCTCAACAACAATATTGCCAAAGGACCCTGCACTCTTTGTGGCATGGGAAGTTCCCGAAGGGAGACGGTGTATGGATGTCTTGAGTGCTCCTTCAATGGACAGAAATATGTGAGACTGCATGTGGTGCCGTGCTTTGATCTGTGGCACAAAAGACTGAGATAA